The genomic window GCGAGTCGTTGCTCGAAGTCGGCGAGTATGGCGAAGGCTTTGGTGTGGAGATCCGGGTTGAAGTGCACGGGCGGGAGACGGCAACGTTTCCCGCCTTCGCAAGGATCATGAATCACGCCAAGCACCGCAACGTGACGGTCTGCTGGAATTCAAATCCGACGGATCTGATCGACGGCTCGATTGAACCGGCCTTCCAAATGGTTGCTGACCGAATCGGCCTGGTTCATATCAACGAGCTGCACAGCGGATACCCGTACCGAACTCTTTTCCGGTTGCTAAAGGAATCGGGCTATCAGGGCTTCACCCTCGCCGAGATTCCTGATAGCCCCGAGCCGGATCGACTCCTGCGCTACTACCGAGCGCTCTGGGAGGCCCTTCAGCCCGATCAGGATTCCGACTGATTGCCGACTGAATCCCTCAAAGATTC from Tautonia marina includes these protein-coding regions:
- a CDS encoding sugar phosphate isomerase/epimerase family protein; translation: MLLLGTVTYNIAKDWDLDTILTKLPALGFEGVELRTTHAHGVEVSLSDAERAAVRQRFSDSGLELAGLGSAFEYHSDDPAEVRRNIEGTKEFIQLAHDVGAPGIKVRPNGIPQGTDPEATFRQIGESLLEVGEYGEGFGVEIRVEVHGRETATFPAFARIMNHAKHRNVTVCWNSNPTDLIDGSIEPAFQMVADRIGLVHINELHSGYPYRTLFRLLKESGYQGFTLAEIPDSPEPDRLLRYYRALWEALQPDQDSD